One region of Gossypium raimondii isolate GPD5lz chromosome 6, ASM2569854v1, whole genome shotgun sequence genomic DNA includes:
- the LOC128041804 gene encoding zinc finger BED domain-containing protein RICESLEEPER 1-like, producing MLVYLAAIFDLRCKMSVLDFGVNLLFPNIANDIMKMIDKDLHCLFNEYSSNAERIELFEGRSSSSTNHCNSMEIDQSEMKTGLAKQKYLKKKKQVGLESKSKLDRYLGEDEEVNDSSSFDLLLWWKMNSPRFPILAQMARDILAIPISTVASKSAFSTGRRVVDSFRSSLTPVMVEALVCTQDWLRKSNGVINLEDYFDELQTMEDAFSKIPEDQKDVSRLSTVFEAQENLKRLYNSS from the exons ATGCTAGTTTACTTAGcggccatctttgatctgcgaTGTAAAATGAGTGTTTTGGACTTTGGGGTCAACTTGCTTTTTCCTAATATTGCTAATGAcattatgaaaatgattgataAAGATTTGCATTGTTTGTTCAATGAGTATTCTTCTAATGCCGAAAGAATTGAATTGTTTGAAGGTAGATCTAGTTCTTCGACAAATCATTGCAATTCAATGGAAATAGATCAGTCAGAAATGAAAACGGGCTTGGCCAAACAAAAATACcttaagaagaaaaaacaagttGGATTAGAAAGCAAATCTAAGTTGGATAGATATTTGGGTGAGGATGAAGAAGTAAATGATTCAAGTTCATTTGATTTACTATTGTGGTGGAAAATGAACAGTCCTAGATTCCCTATTCTTGCACAAATGGCTCGAGATATTCTTGCTATTCCTATCTCAACAGTTGCCTCGAAAAGTGCATTTAGCACGGGTAGACGTGTTGTCGATAGTTTTAGAAGTTCTCTAACTCCTGTCATGGTCGAAGCTTTGGTTTGCACACAAGATTGGCTTCGGAAATCTAATGGTGTCATCAATCTTGAAGATTATTTTGATGAACTTCAAACAATGGAAGAtg CCTTCTCCAAAATACCCGAAGATCAAAAAG ATGTTTCAAGATTATCAACGGTGTTTGAAGCACAAGAAAATCTTAAACGTTTATATAATAGTTCTTGA
- the LOC105772831 gene encoding phospholipid:diacylglycerol acyltransferase 1 isoform X2: MSFLRRRKGTDSSKSQNLRCSIVKEDEKNNLYESPRKESYNSKKWSCWDSCCWFIGFVCSVWWFLLLLYNTMPASIPQYVTEAITGPLTDPPGVKLRKEGLTVNHPVVFVPGIVTGGLELWEGHQCAEGLFRKRLWGGSFGELYKRPLCWAQHMSLDNETGLDPPGIRVRPVSGLVAADYFAAGYFVWAVLIANLAQIGYEEKTMYMAAYDWRLSFQNTEVRDQTLSRIKSNIELMVATNGGKKVVVIPHSMGVLYFLHFMKWVEAPPPTGGGGGSEWCAKHIKAVMNIGGPFLGVPKSVSGLFSVEARDIAIARTFAPGFLDKDVFGLQTFQHLMRMTRTWDSTMSMIPKGGETIWGGLDWSPEGSSFNCGAKTLRNNSINNTDQIPNINLANMKNVNYGRIISFGKDVAEAHSSKIERVDLLDSMKADMLANLTNCDIWIEYHDIGDHRIKAVADYKVYTAGSILDLLHFVSPKLMARGGAHFSYGIADNLDDPNYQHYKYWSNPLETKLPDAPDMEIYSMYGVGIPTERAYVYKVTTATDCSIPFQIDTSAEGGSEDSCLKGGVFSADGDETVPVLSAGLMAAKGWRGKTRFNPSGIPTYIREYSHAPPANLLEGRGTQSGAHVDIMGNFALIEDVIRVAAGATGKELGGDHVYSDIFKWAERINLQL, from the exons ATGTCGTTTTTGCGGCGGAGGAAGGGGACGGATTCCTCGAAGTCCCAGAACTTACGGTGCAGCATCGTAAAGGAAGATGAGAAGAATAACCTATACGAGAGCCCCAGGAAAGAAAGCTATAATTCCAAGAAATGGTCATGTTGGGACAGTTGTTGTTGGTTCATTGGTTTTGTATGTTCGGTGTGGTGGTTCTTGTTATTACTTTACAATACAATGCCTGCCTCGATCCCGCAATATGTAACGGAGGCGATAACAGGGCCGTTGACGGACCCACCCGGGGTCAAGTTGCGGAAAGAGGGCTTGACGGTGAATCACCCGGTTGTGTTCGTCCCTGGGATCGTCACCGGTGGGCTCGAGCTTTGGGAAGGCCACCAGTGTGCTGAAGGGTTGTTTAGGAAACGCCTTTGGGGTGGCTCCTTTGGGGAACTGTATAAAAG ACCACTATGTTGGGCTCAGCACATGTCACTCGATAATGAAACTGGATTAGACCCTCCAGGTATAAGGGTCAGGCCTGTATCTGGACTTGTGGCAGCTGATTATTTTGCAGCAGGATATTTTGTCTGGGCTGTATTGATAGCTAATTTGGCTCAAATTGGGTATGAGGAAAAAACAATGTATATGGCTGCTTATGATTGGAGGTTATCTTTCCAAAATACTGAG GTCAGGGACCAAACTTTGAGCAGAATAAAAAGTAACATAGAACTCATGGTAGCAACAAATGGTGGAAAAAAGGTAGTAGTCATCCCACATTCAATGGGAGTCCTGTACTTTCTGCACTTCATGAAATGGGTTGAAGCACCACCTCCCACGGGTGGTGGGGGTGGATCAGAATGGTGCGCCAAGCACATAAAGGCAGTGATGAATATTGGTGGACCCTTTTTAGGTGTTCCAAAATCGGTCTCAGGACTATTTTCTGTTGAAGCCAGGGATATAGCCATCGCCAG GACTTTCGCCCCAGGTTTTCTGGACAAAGATGTATTTGGCCTGCAAACTTTTCAGCATTTAATGCGGATGACCCGTACATGGGATTCCACCATGTCAATGATACCAAAAGGTGGGGAAACCATCTGGGGTGGGCTTGATTGGTCACCTGAAGGATCAAGCTTTAACTGTGGTGCAAAAACGTTGAGGAACAACAGCATCAATAACACGGACCAAATTCCAAACATCAATTTGGCTAACATGAAAAATGTTAATTATGGGAGAATTATTTCATTTGGGAAAGATGTGGCTGAGGCACATTCCTCCAAGATTGAAAGGGTGGATTTGCTG GATTCTATGAAGGCTGATATGCTAGCCAACTTAACCAACTGTGATATATGGATCGAGTATCATGACATTGGCGATCATCGTATTAAAGCAGTTGCTGATTACAAGGTTTACACAGCTGGATCAATTTTGGACCTGCTTCATTTTGTTTCCCCCAAGTTGATGGCACGAGGAGGCGCTCATTTTTCATATGGGATAGCTGATAATTTGGATGACCCGAATTATCAACACTACAAATATTGGTCAAATCCTCTAGAAACGAA GTTACCAGATGCTCCAGACATGGAGATATACTCAATGTACGGAGTTGGAATCCCCACTGAAAGAGCTTATGTTTACAAAGTAACTACTGCCACTGATTGCTCTATTCCGTTTCAGATAGACACCTCAGCTGAGGGTGGCAGTGAAGATTCATGTCTAAAAGGTGGTGTTTTCTCTGCTGATGGAGATGAAACAGTTCCTGTTTTAAGCGCTGGTCTTATGGCTGCAAAGGGTTGGAGGGGTAAAACCCGATTCAATCCTTCAGGCATTCCTACTTACATAAGGGAGTACAGTCATGCCCCTCCAGCTAATCTTCTCGAAGGTCGAGGCACCCAAAGTGGTGCTCATGTTGATATAATGGGGAATTTTGCATTGATTGAGGATGTTATACGAGTAGCAGCAGGGGCTACCGGCAAAGAACTGGGTGGAGATCATGTATATTCCGATATCTTTAAATGGGCTGAAAGGATCAACTTACAGCTCTAG
- the LOC105772831 gene encoding phospholipid:diacylglycerol acyltransferase 1 isoform X1, protein MSFLRRRKGTDSSKSQNLRCSIVKEDEKNNLYESPRKESYNSKKWSCWDSCCWFIGFVCSVWWFLLLLYNTMPASIPQYVTEAITGPLTDPPGVKLRKEGLTVNHPVVFVPGIVTGGLELWEGHQCAEGLFRKRLWGGSFGELYKRPLCWAQHMSLDNETGLDPPGIRVRPVSGLVAADYFAAGYFVWAVLIANLAQIGYEEKTMYMAAYDWRLSFQNTEVRDQTLSRIKSNIELMVATNGGKKVVVIPHSMGVLYFLHFMKWVEAPPPTGGGGGSEWCAKHIKAVMNIGGPFLGVPKSVSGLFSVEARDIAIARTFAPGFLDKDVFGLQTFQHLMRMTRTWDSTMSMIPKGGETIWGGLDWSPEGSSFNCGAKTLRNNSINNTDQIPNINLANMKNVNYGRIISFGKDVAEAHSSKIERVDLLQDSMKADMLANLTNCDIWIEYHDIGDHRIKAVADYKVYTAGSILDLLHFVSPKLMARGGAHFSYGIADNLDDPNYQHYKYWSNPLETKLPDAPDMEIYSMYGVGIPTERAYVYKVTTATDCSIPFQIDTSAEGGSEDSCLKGGVFSADGDETVPVLSAGLMAAKGWRGKTRFNPSGIPTYIREYSHAPPANLLEGRGTQSGAHVDIMGNFALIEDVIRVAAGATGKELGGDHVYSDIFKWAERINLQL, encoded by the exons ATGTCGTTTTTGCGGCGGAGGAAGGGGACGGATTCCTCGAAGTCCCAGAACTTACGGTGCAGCATCGTAAAGGAAGATGAGAAGAATAACCTATACGAGAGCCCCAGGAAAGAAAGCTATAATTCCAAGAAATGGTCATGTTGGGACAGTTGTTGTTGGTTCATTGGTTTTGTATGTTCGGTGTGGTGGTTCTTGTTATTACTTTACAATACAATGCCTGCCTCGATCCCGCAATATGTAACGGAGGCGATAACAGGGCCGTTGACGGACCCACCCGGGGTCAAGTTGCGGAAAGAGGGCTTGACGGTGAATCACCCGGTTGTGTTCGTCCCTGGGATCGTCACCGGTGGGCTCGAGCTTTGGGAAGGCCACCAGTGTGCTGAAGGGTTGTTTAGGAAACGCCTTTGGGGTGGCTCCTTTGGGGAACTGTATAAAAG ACCACTATGTTGGGCTCAGCACATGTCACTCGATAATGAAACTGGATTAGACCCTCCAGGTATAAGGGTCAGGCCTGTATCTGGACTTGTGGCAGCTGATTATTTTGCAGCAGGATATTTTGTCTGGGCTGTATTGATAGCTAATTTGGCTCAAATTGGGTATGAGGAAAAAACAATGTATATGGCTGCTTATGATTGGAGGTTATCTTTCCAAAATACTGAG GTCAGGGACCAAACTTTGAGCAGAATAAAAAGTAACATAGAACTCATGGTAGCAACAAATGGTGGAAAAAAGGTAGTAGTCATCCCACATTCAATGGGAGTCCTGTACTTTCTGCACTTCATGAAATGGGTTGAAGCACCACCTCCCACGGGTGGTGGGGGTGGATCAGAATGGTGCGCCAAGCACATAAAGGCAGTGATGAATATTGGTGGACCCTTTTTAGGTGTTCCAAAATCGGTCTCAGGACTATTTTCTGTTGAAGCCAGGGATATAGCCATCGCCAG GACTTTCGCCCCAGGTTTTCTGGACAAAGATGTATTTGGCCTGCAAACTTTTCAGCATTTAATGCGGATGACCCGTACATGGGATTCCACCATGTCAATGATACCAAAAGGTGGGGAAACCATCTGGGGTGGGCTTGATTGGTCACCTGAAGGATCAAGCTTTAACTGTGGTGCAAAAACGTTGAGGAACAACAGCATCAATAACACGGACCAAATTCCAAACATCAATTTGGCTAACATGAAAAATGTTAATTATGGGAGAATTATTTCATTTGGGAAAGATGTGGCTGAGGCACATTCCTCCAAGATTGAAAGGGTGGATTTGCTG CAGGATTCTATGAAGGCTGATATGCTAGCCAACTTAACCAACTGTGATATATGGATCGAGTATCATGACATTGGCGATCATCGTATTAAAGCAGTTGCTGATTACAAGGTTTACACAGCTGGATCAATTTTGGACCTGCTTCATTTTGTTTCCCCCAAGTTGATGGCACGAGGAGGCGCTCATTTTTCATATGGGATAGCTGATAATTTGGATGACCCGAATTATCAACACTACAAATATTGGTCAAATCCTCTAGAAACGAA GTTACCAGATGCTCCAGACATGGAGATATACTCAATGTACGGAGTTGGAATCCCCACTGAAAGAGCTTATGTTTACAAAGTAACTACTGCCACTGATTGCTCTATTCCGTTTCAGATAGACACCTCAGCTGAGGGTGGCAGTGAAGATTCATGTCTAAAAGGTGGTGTTTTCTCTGCTGATGGAGATGAAACAGTTCCTGTTTTAAGCGCTGGTCTTATGGCTGCAAAGGGTTGGAGGGGTAAAACCCGATTCAATCCTTCAGGCATTCCTACTTACATAAGGGAGTACAGTCATGCCCCTCCAGCTAATCTTCTCGAAGGTCGAGGCACCCAAAGTGGTGCTCATGTTGATATAATGGGGAATTTTGCATTGATTGAGGATGTTATACGAGTAGCAGCAGGGGCTACCGGCAAAGAACTGGGTGGAGATCATGTATATTCCGATATCTTTAAATGGGCTGAAAGGATCAACTTACAGCTCTAG